One window from the genome of Corynebacterium sp. SCR221107 encodes:
- a CDS encoding citrate synthase: MATENKDKAVLHYPGGEFEMDIIKATEGNDGIVLGNMLAQTGLVTFDPGYVSTGSTESKITYIDGDQGILRHRGYDIADLAENATFNEVSYLLIKGHLPNQEELHAFNAEIRHHTLLDEDFKSQFSIFPRDAHPMAVLASSVNILSTYYQDQLDPLDEEQLDKATVRLLAKVPMLAAYAYRASKGAPYMYPDNSLNARENFLRMMFGYPTEPYEVDPVVAKALDKLLILHADHEQNCSTSTVRMIGSAQANMFVAIAGGINALSGPLHGGANQAVLEMLEKIAANGGDATDFMTRVKNKEKGVRLMGFGHRVYKNYDPRAAIVKETAHEIIDHLGGDPMLDLAMDLEKIALEDEYFVSRKLYPNVDFYTGLIYRAMGFPTDFFTVLFAIGRLPGWIAQYREQLATTTKINRPRQIYTGETLRKVTPREER, translated from the coding sequence GTGGCTACTGAAAACAAGGATAAGGCTGTACTTCACTACCCTGGTGGCGAGTTCGAGATGGACATCATCAAGGCCACCGAGGGTAATGACGGTATTGTTCTGGGCAACATGCTTGCGCAGACCGGTCTGGTTACCTTCGACCCGGGCTACGTCAGCACCGGTTCGACCGAGTCCAAGATCACCTACATCGATGGTGATCAGGGCATCCTGCGCCACCGCGGCTACGACATCGCGGATCTGGCTGAGAACGCAACCTTCAACGAGGTTTCCTACCTGCTGATCAAGGGTCACCTGCCCAATCAGGAGGAGCTGCACGCCTTCAACGCTGAGATTCGCCACCACACCCTGCTGGATGAGGACTTCAAGAGCCAGTTCTCCATCTTCCCGCGTGACGCACACCCGATGGCTGTGCTCGCTTCCTCGGTGAACATTTTGTCCACCTACTACCAGGATCAGCTCGATCCGCTGGATGAGGAGCAGCTCGACAAGGCAACCGTGCGCCTGCTGGCCAAGGTGCCGATGCTGGCCGCTTACGCATACCGCGCATCCAAGGGTGCTCCGTACATGTACCCGGACAACTCCCTGAACGCTCGCGAGAACTTCCTGCGCATGATGTTTGGTTACCCGACCGAGCCTTATGAGGTTGACCCGGTCGTGGCGAAGGCTCTGGACAAGCTGCTCATCCTGCACGCTGACCACGAGCAGAACTGCTCCACCTCTACCGTCCGCATGATCGGCTCCGCCCAGGCGAACATGTTCGTCGCCATCGCCGGTGGCATCAACGCCCTGTCTGGCCCCCTGCACGGTGGCGCAAACCAGGCCGTGCTCGAGATGCTGGAGAAGATCGCAGCCAACGGCGGTGACGCAACCGACTTCATGACTCGCGTCAAGAACAAGGAAAAGGGCGTTCGCCTGATGGGCTTCGGCCACCGCGTATACAAGAACTACGACCCTCGCGCTGCCATTGTCAAGGAGACCGCTCACGAGATCATCGACCACCTCGGTGGCGACCCGATGCTCGACCTGGCAATGGATCTGGAGAAGATCGCCCTCGAGGACGAGTACTTCGTTTCCCGTAAGCTGTACCCGAACGTGGACTTCTACACCGGCCTCATCTACCGCGCCATGGGCTTCCCGACGGACTTCTTCACCGTCTTGTTCGCCATCGGCCGCCTCCCGGGGTGGATCGCGCAGTACCGTGAGCAGCTGGCGACCACTACCAAGATCAACCGCCCGCGTCAGATCTACACCGGTGAGACCCTACGCAAGGTCACCCCGCGTGAGGAGCGCTAA